The Plectropomus leopardus isolate mb unplaced genomic scaffold, YSFRI_Pleo_2.0 unplaced_scaffold15318, whole genome shotgun sequence DNA window CTACTATCATGGATTTCAACTTTGTTATAAACAATATCTCGATTGGAAATAATTTGTTATAGCGGACCAAGGATGACAAAGACAATAGGATACCGAGACTGGAGATGGCAGGCGCTTTGGTGGCatcatttctttctcttgtgGAGTACAATAGACGGACAGACTCGTTACAGCATCCCGGAAGAGCTGAAACAGGGCTCTGTGGTGGGAAATCTAGCCAAAGATCTGGGTTTGGGATTATCAGACATTTTTGATCGTAAGATGCGTGTCGCCTCTGAGGCTGGTGAGCAGTATTTCAGTGTGGATGCAGGGAAGGGCGAGCTGGTGGTGAATGACAGAATAGACAGAGAGGCTTTATGCGGACAAAGCGCCAGCTGTGTTCTACCTCTGCAAGTGGTCGTTGAAAAACCTTTGCAGTCTCATCGAATTGAGGTTGAAATAAGAGATATAAATGACAATTCTCCCAGTTTTCTTACACAGGAAATAAACCTTAAAATACCAGAATCGGTTGCACTTGGAAAACGTTTCCCTCTGGAGGGTGCAGAGGACCCTGATGTTGGAAGCAATTCTTTGAAAACGTACTCACTGAGTAAAAACGattatttttctctgaaatttAAAGAcgcaaaaaatggtaaaagtgTCCCCGAATTGGTGTTGGAGAAGTCATTGGAccgagaaaaaaatgctttccatCAGCTGCTTCTGATAGCATTAGATGGAGGAAACCCAGTCAAATCTGGAACCAGTAAGATAATTATTAATGTACTTGATATTAACGACAATTTTCCAGTATTCAGTGAAAATGAGTACAAAGTATCTCTAAAGGAGAACAGCACCAAGGGGACATTTGTAATCAAACTTACAGCCACAGATGCCGACGATGGTCTTAATGGTgaagtaaaatatttatttggg harbors:
- the LOC121964347 gene encoding protocadherin gamma-C5-like, which produces MTKTIGYRDWRWQALWWHHFFLLWSTIDGQTRYSIPEELKQGSVVGNLAKDLGLGLSDIFDRKMRVASEAGEQYFSVDAGKGELVVNDRIDREALCGQSASCVLPLQVVVEKPLQSHRIEVEIRDINDNSPSFLTQEINLKIPESVALGKRFPLEGAEDPDVGSNSLKTYSLSKNDYFSLKFKDAKNGKSVPELVLEKSLDREKNAFHQLLLIALDGGNPVKSGTSKIIINVLDINDNFPVFSENEYKVSLKENSTKGTFVIKLTATDADDGLNGEVKYLFGSRSPDSVLSTFEINDFTGEIVLKGALDYESSKSYLIDVTAKDKGIPEMEGHCRVQLDIEDINDNPPEIVLTSEPSPVLEDAPSGTVVALISARDLDSGENGKVTLQLPKRSPFTLKPSFSNNYELVTSGALDRETFSEYNIEITATDSGSPPLSSKKIIPVSITDVNDNSPIFTQSSYNVYLKENGVPGSILYSVSASDLDFGENAKISYSILDSKVQDVSVSSYVYINSDNGSIYSMHSFDYEKLKVFQIQVQAKDQGSPSLSSNTTVHVFILDQNDNAP